The Watersipora subatra chromosome 7, tzWatSuba1.1, whole genome shotgun sequence genomic interval CGGTGCCACTGGCCAAACTGAAAGTTATGTTGTGTTTCAAGCTGTTTGACTGTTAGTCTTTGATTATGTATATAGGCTATAATATATTTCTTGAAGTGTCCACGCTAGGTTTTGTGTTTATGTGCCCCTGCACTTCCGCCattgttgtattttttattaaaatggtCTAGATTGGGACAGCAATATAGCAAGTTGGTTATAAACCTGGTTTTTCactcttttttccataaaagTTGGATTTCACTCCGCTCAATCTGGATTGAGTTGATTTTAAGCTTCCATTCTCATCGATATAGTGATCATAGTCTGTTTTGTTGCAAAAGCCATTCCATCCACATAGACACCCTTTTCAAAGAAACCATGATGGCTTGATTTCTGTGTGAATTCAGCgtgttgcattttattaaatCGGTTTTCATTGAATTTCTCAGACACTATGTAGTGAGGGAATGTAGCTTTATATAAACTTACATATTGCGGTGCCATATTTGTATGCATGGGTTTATGGTCTAACAGCATTCTAGGAACACAGGCTGACGAAAGCATGTTGTATAATGCATGTCCAGTCACTGAGCTTACAGGCTAAGCAGTGGGTAGTCATGAGCCATGAGGTAGAGTGACTATTTGGGACAAATACCTAGATGGCATCTTCAATTACCTGAATAATGTTTGCAAAAATGGGGGAGAGGATTGTGTTGAGGCTGCAGCTATGGAATATCAATATGGCATTCGCTTGCTTTGTTATCGGCTGGCCACGCATCGCTGAGCTTTAAATAGTAAGCAGTCAATTGGTATGAACTCGGTCTTTTACATAAGCATTCTAGTTCGGTTTGCTCGCCGTGTAAGAGGCCCGAGTGCATCCTCAAAGTTTCAAATACAGATTAAAAGCTATGTCGACGTTTAGAAGGTTGCTTTGCTGCTGTAAGTACATAACTCTATGCTATACAATGAATGTTTCAGATATCTTTATTTAGCTCCAAGTATGGTCGTAGCTCATAAATATTCCTCTATCTATTAGGCGCCGGAGGTggtgatgtaactgatctgaaAAAGATTGCTCGGCCTCATGTCAATGCAGTTAGCTCTGCGGCAAAGCGTCAGGACGAAAAAGGAGAATGGCAGGATGCCAAAGGAAAAAAGACTGACGATGAAGCAAAAGATAATCAGCCAGACGTAGTGATTTCACACAATGTCGATGGTGAAATAGAAACTACAGAAAGTTCTGATGTTGAGAAATCCAGCAGAGATAAAGAGCACACCGTTGTCGAACCAGAAAATGTCGATGTCAAGCTAGAGGCCACTCCAGATGCTGAGGATAGTGGATCTTCAACATCGGTCGCAACAGTTGGCCTTACCTTGGTTGTCAACAAGCCATTGCCTGTCTCAGGCGACGCTGCGACTCAGGTATGTTGATATTATGGTGTATTTACATCAGGACGGTTTGTCGGAGTTGTATTTCTACTGAGAGAGTGGAGTCGGAATGGCTTCTTGTCTGTTTACGATTTTAAATACGTTTTTGCAAAGACTACACTAAACCAACCATTCCACTTTGGATGCTTGTCACTAGAAACACAGAAGAGAGTCACTTCattgctacatgtacatgtatgtgtatctatTGATTTTAACGCTACTCATAACTGATCCTTTGTGAGAACAGAATACACCTCCGTTATGCTTGTATTTTCTACACTATTGCGAGATCAAATTGATCAGTTCCATACTGTACTCTGTCATACTCCAGCATTTCATCGATCCTGTGTAGACAACTAGAACAAAGCCGTTTTCACAACCACGTTTAGTTTTACACCAAAAACATTATTCGCCGATTTGAAAGCAACTCCAATAAATAGTCCCGGTGTAGGCATACCTTTATACTCGTGAAGAATTGCAATACTTTAATGCACTTTGAGCTTACTGATAATATGCGCTACATTTTTTTCAGGTAGCACTTTTCAACATTAATAGTTTGCTCGTTAACAGTTAACATTGCTCGTACAACAGGGTCAGCCGTTTTGGTATGTGTTGATGGTTTTTTTGTTATGTTGCGATGTTGGCTTGCTTTTTCAGAGCTGCTGGTATTATAAAATTCTTCATTTCTAGCCAGCTAACCTAAACAACAGTTCGCCGTTGACTTATTTCAATTGTAAGGAACCGTTTGAGAGTATGTTTATGTGAAAAGGGATTTAGATATTTA includes:
- the LOC137399961 gene encoding uncharacterized protein — encoded protein: MSTFRRLLCCCAGGGDVTDLKKIARPHVNAVSSAAKRQDEKGEWQDAKGKKTDDEAKDNQPDVVISHNVDGEIETTESSDVEKSSRDKEHTVVEPENVDVKLEATPDAEDSGSSTSVATVGLTLVVNKPLPVSGDAATQENEAGATPSKRKGGKSGRSVFQIKRNSGSSLGSPSPLSPAAGVDKVLLVKSKKKRRDSGSSSSSSSSSDSSHH